Part of the Aquimarina sp. TRL1 genome, GTTTGTGTCCAATCTTCTGCTTCGCTTCCTGCGAGGGTTCCGTTTTTCCATAGAGGATAAGCTACAAAAAATAACCAAAGACTTTTATACAAATACATAAAAAGCATGATTGGCAGCATTTTTAAGGTATGTATAATCCCTAAACCAGATAAAGTGGTATAAGCTGCTATAGCACACCATGCTACTGCTACCTCTGGATTCCAATCTCCTTTATGGGTAATCAATGTTGTCCAGGCTTCTTTTGCTACCAGTAAAAACATCAATAAAAAAAAGAGTTTCAATACATATACTTTTATGGGCCAAACTCCTTTATATACCGTTGATGGGCGAAAGTATTTTATAATCAATTCCATATGACATAGGTTACACAATCTCAGAACAAGTTCCGAGATTTTTGTTTGAAATATATTTTTTCACATTAAGGTGAGTTTTTGGTACCTCTGATACTAGGACAAATTAGGAGCCTACCATACCTTATTACATGTTATATATCTAGACGTAATTTTTATCAAAAAGGTTGTCTGGAGCATCAGTAATTCTTGTTTTAGAAATGTTTTTATCAATACTTAAAGAGATATTTCAAATTCATAAACAATAATATAAGCACCTATTAAAAAATAGTTAACACCTTATTCCTACTATAAAAAATGCTCCAAACAATTAGCACTTAAAATTGCCATCTTTCTTTCTGTTATACTACCTCTCTTTTCTCTCCTATCAAAAGCTTATTCCCTACATATGTCTACAGTCACAAAATAAGGCTACCTTTGCAGCATTAAAAATAGATGAAGTGACCTTTAGAGATTTAAATTTAAGCACGCAACTTCTTAATGCACTGGATGATATTGGTTTTGAAACACCGACTCCTATCCAGGAGCAAGCTTTTTCTGTAGTAATGTCTGGTAAGGATGTGGTGGGAATTGCTCAAACCGGAACTGGTAAAACCTATGCGTATATGCTTCCTATTCTGAGAATGCTCAAGTATTCGGTTCAGAAAAACCCTCGTGTATTGGTATTAGTCCCTACCCGGGAGCTGGTTGTACAGGTAGTTGATGAAATTGAAAAACTAACGGCGTATATCAATGTGAGAATAGCCGGAGTATATGGAGGTACAAATATCAATACGCAAAAACAAGTCGTGGCGCAGGGATTGGATATTATAGTAGCAACTCCAGGGCGTTTATTTGATCTCGCTGCTAGTAGAGCTTTGCAATTAAAATCTATACAGAAACTCGTTATTGACGAGGTGGATGTCATGATGGATCTGGGGTTTAGGCATCAATTGATGAATATTTTTGATATTCTTCCTGCTCAACGTCAAAATATTATGTTCTCAGCAACCATGACCGATGAAGTAGATGCACTTATTACGGATATTTTTATCGCTCCGCAAAAAATATCGATTGCCAAAAGTGGAACTCCATTAGAAAACATCAATCAATCGGTCTATAAAGCACCTAATTTTTATACCAAAGTAAACCTGCTTACGCATTTACTCCAGGATGAAGAAATATTCCACAAGACATTAGTTTTTGCTGGAAATAAGCGAATAGCTGATCGTTTATTTGACCTGATGGAACAATCCCTGTCAGGGGCTTGTTGTGTTATTCATTCTAACAAAACACAAAATTACCGATTACAGAGTATTGAACATTTTAGAACGGGAGAACATCGTATCCTTATTGCTACTGATGTAATGGCCAGAGGGTTGGATATCGAAGACATTTCTCATGTTATTAATTTTGATACGCCCGATTACCCAGAAAACTACATGCATCGAATCGGACGAACAGGGCGAGCTCAAAAACAAGGAGAATCTATCCTTTTTACAACAGATAAAGAAGTAGAAGCTCTCAATGATATTGAGGAATTGATGGAAATGAAAATCCCGCAGCTTCCTTTGCCTGAAACGGTTGAGATTTCAACAGAATTAATTCCTGAAGAACAACCAAAAATCAAGGAAATTTACAATCCTCATAAACGTCCTAATGATGATGAAGCTGGTGCTGCTTTTCATGAAAAAAAGGCTAAAAACAAAAAAGTAAACCTGGGAGGTTCCTACCGGAGGGAAATCAAAAAGAAGTACAAAAAACCAAAAACAAAAGGAGATAAAGTTTTTAATCAAAAACATAAAAAGAAAAAAAAGAGATAAGATCAATGGCCTCTATTTTTGGACATGCAATGGCTACTATGGCAATCGGAAGCAGCTTCCCTAAGGAATTTAGATCCTTTAAGTTCTGGCTTCTCGGGATAGGGTGTACAATGGTACCAGATGCCGATGTAATTGGGTTTAAGCTTCACATTGCATATAATAGCTTTTGGGGACATAGAGGGTTTACACACTCCATTTTATTTGCCATACTCTGGGGGATGAGTATGTCATTTATTTTTTATCCAAAATTATCTTTCTCTTTAAAAGGCATTCTTTTTAGCATATTCTTCGCTTTTTGCACTCTTTCTCACGGAATACTGGACGCTATGACAACCGGAGGGTTGGGAGTTGCTTTCTTTTCTCCTTTTGATGATACCCGCTACTTTTTCCCCTGGCGTCCTATAGAGGTATCTCCTATTGGTGCTCGAAAATTTATCAGTATGAGAGGGCTCTCGATTTTAATCAACGAAGGCATCTGGATTGGGGTTCCTTCCCTGATATATACAACCTTAGTAATGCTGTTAAGAAAAAACACTAATCACTAACAAGAACTGATCTACAACTATACACATGAGACATCTGGCTAATGCATCTTCAACATCAAGAAAGAAAAAAAAGGTATCTATGCGACAGGCGTTTAAGACCATCATCTGGCCCAAGCGAAACCTGGTTTTTATAGGACTTTTCCTGATTGTTATTAGTCGATTGGCAGGGTTAGTGCTCCCTTGGCAAAGTAAAGTTTTACTGGATGATATCATTCCTACCAGTAACTACAATGCACTCATTACTCTTTTAGTATATGTCGGATCAGCATTGTTAATCCAAGCGGTTTCTTCTTTTTTACTCACCCGAATATTAAGTGTACAGGCACAGTATTTAATTGCTGAATTAAGGGCCCAAGTACAAAAAAAAGTACTTTCCTTACCAATTCGTTTTTTTGACAACTCAAAATCTGGAGCCCTGGTATCCAGGATTATGACAGATGTGGAAGGGGTTCGCAATCTGATCGGAACAGGACTTGTACAATTAGTAGGAGGTACGTTTACTGCTATTGTCTCTCTAATCATATTGATATCTATTAATCCCTGGATGACACTGTTCGTTTTATTTCCGGTTTCTATTTTTGGGGTGATTGCCCTGAAAGCTTTTGGGTATATCCGCCCTATTTTCAGAAAAAGAGGTGTTCTTAATGCCGAAGTCAAAGGACGTTTGACCGAAACACTGGCAGGAATCCGAGTAATCAAAGGGTTTAATGCAGAAAAGCAGGAAAGCGAAGTATTTGAAAGAGGCGTTGATCGTTTGTTTCAAAATGTAAAAAAGAGCCTGACGGCCACAGCATTTATGAGTAGCTCTTCTACTTTTTTATTAGGAATTGCTTCTGCTGGAATTATGGCTATCGGAGGATATTTTATGATTCAGGGAACTATGACCACTGGGGATTTTTTATTCTTCACACTGGTATTAGGCTTTATGGTTACTCCAATTGTACAAATGGGCAATATCGGGAGTCAACTTACCGAAGCATTAGCTGGATTGGACAGAACTGAAGAATTGATGAACCTTCCTCCAGAAGAAGATCCGGAAAAAAGAACGGTACATATTGATCGTATGCAAGGGGATATTATCTTTGATAATGTATCCTTCTCTTACGAGGAAAACAAACAAGTAATTCACAATCTTTCTTTTTCGGCTCCTTCAGGTTCTGTAACTGCACTTGTAGGAAGTTCAGGATCGGGAAAATCTACCATTGCAGGACTGGCATCTTCTTTTTTAACTCCTAACAGGGGTACAGTTACTATTGATGGAATTGACTTATCTACTGTCAATTTGCAGAGTTACAGACAGCATCTGGGAGTAGTACTACAGGATGAATTTTTATTCGAGGGTACTATTCGGGAAAATATTTTATTCCCGCGACCTGATGCTACAGAAGCACAACT contains:
- a CDS encoding metal-dependent hydrolase; protein product: MASIFGHAMATMAIGSSFPKEFRSFKFWLLGIGCTMVPDADVIGFKLHIAYNSFWGHRGFTHSILFAILWGMSMSFIFYPKLSFSLKGILFSIFFAFCTLSHGILDAMTTGGLGVAFFSPFDDTRYFFPWRPIEVSPIGARKFISMRGLSILINEGIWIGVPSLIYTTLVMLLRKNTNH
- a CDS encoding ABC transporter ATP-binding protein; protein product: MRHLANASSTSRKKKKVSMRQAFKTIIWPKRNLVFIGLFLIVISRLAGLVLPWQSKVLLDDIIPTSNYNALITLLVYVGSALLIQAVSSFLLTRILSVQAQYLIAELRAQVQKKVLSLPIRFFDNSKSGALVSRIMTDVEGVRNLIGTGLVQLVGGTFTAIVSLIILISINPWMTLFVLFPVSIFGVIALKAFGYIRPIFRKRGVLNAEVKGRLTETLAGIRVIKGFNAEKQESEVFERGVDRLFQNVKKSLTATAFMSSSSTFLLGIASAGIMAIGGYFMIQGTMTTGDFLFFTLVLGFMVTPIVQMGNIGSQLTEALAGLDRTEELMNLPPEEDPEKRTVHIDRMQGDIIFDNVSFSYEENKQVIHNLSFSAPSGSVTALVGSSGSGKSTIAGLASSFLTPNRGTVTIDGIDLSTVNLQSYRQHLGVVLQDEFLFEGTIRENILFPRPDATEAQLINAVEAAYVNEFTDRFEDGLETLIGERGVKLSGGQRQRIAIARAILADPKIIILDEATSSLDTESEALIQQSLHELMRGRTTFVIAHRLSTIKKADQILVIESGHIAEQGTHEELTNTQGRYHDLYTYQARI
- a CDS encoding DEAD/DEAH box helicase, whose translation is MTFRDLNLSTQLLNALDDIGFETPTPIQEQAFSVVMSGKDVVGIAQTGTGKTYAYMLPILRMLKYSVQKNPRVLVLVPTRELVVQVVDEIEKLTAYINVRIAGVYGGTNINTQKQVVAQGLDIIVATPGRLFDLAASRALQLKSIQKLVIDEVDVMMDLGFRHQLMNIFDILPAQRQNIMFSATMTDEVDALITDIFIAPQKISIAKSGTPLENINQSVYKAPNFYTKVNLLTHLLQDEEIFHKTLVFAGNKRIADRLFDLMEQSLSGACCVIHSNKTQNYRLQSIEHFRTGEHRILIATDVMARGLDIEDISHVINFDTPDYPENYMHRIGRTGRAQKQGESILFTTDKEVEALNDIEELMEMKIPQLPLPETVEISTELIPEEQPKIKEIYNPHKRPNDDEAGAAFHEKKAKNKKVNLGGSYRREIKKKYKKPKTKGDKVFNQKHKKKKKR